Genomic DNA from Gammaproteobacteria bacterium:
ATCTCGCCCGCGCCCTCAAAGGTTTCGAGATCGACGTTGGCGGGCTGGGTCAATCCGGGAATGCCGGTTATGAACGCCTGCACGAGGTCCACTCTTGGCGTGGCGGGCACGGCCGTGCCAAACAAGGTATTCGCCAGCACCGGCAGAGTCGGATTGGTGACGTAGCCCGCGAACTGCGCGACGTCGTCCTGTGGTTCGCTGGCATTAAACAGGTCCTTGTCCGGCACGCCGATCACGACTTCGTTGACTAGCGGGCTGCCCAGGCGCGAGACCTGCACGAAATCGCCGCTGGTCTGCTCGGGTTTGTCGACTGTGGGGTCGGCGATCAAGGTGCGGGTTTCTGGCAGGCTGGCGGTAGCCCAGGTGCCGATCACCGGCTCATCGCCCGCAACCAGACACTTGGTCGGCACTTCAAGCGCCAGCGTGTTGATGTTTTTCCCATCGAGGATGTTAACGCCCGAGTCGCGACTGCCGAGTGGATCGAGATTGATCAGGTCGAAGATCTCGCCCACGTTGAAGAAGAAGCCTTCGCGACGCTGGCCGACGAACAACCGCGCGGGTGTGTGGCAACCTGGGAGGGCGACGTCGTAGACATGTTGCTGCGCGTAGCCTGCATAATCCGCGATCGACTTTTGACCGATGTTCGCGATCGGCGTGATAAAGGTGTCCTTGCCGGAATTCGCGTCAACGACCGATTTACCGTGCTCGGCGCCGTCGCGCGCCACTTTGACGGTGTAGGTGTCGACCCGATTGAGATCGGCGTCGGCCGGCATCTCGATCGTACCCGTGTTGATCACCGCGACGGCATTGTCGGTTTCGGCGCCGTCCAGGCCCGGACCGGTGGGCACCGTGGCATTGCGGTACTTGCTGTCGAACTGGAATTGATAGGTGATGTCCTCGACCGCGTCGCCGTCGTTATCGATGTTAACCTCGTACAGCGCGTCTTCGTCAAACGGATAGAAGTTGGGGCCGCCGTAGGGATCCTGGAACGGGATGAAGTTGGCGAGCAAGGTGACGTAATGCTCGCGACCGGGCTCGTAACTGCGAAAGGCGTAGACATCGGTGTTATCGACCGCGGGCATCTCCGTAATAAACGGCGCCTCGCGGTGGCTGGAGGCGTTAACCGCCGGCATCGCGGCGCAAAGGCTCGCCGC
This window encodes:
- a CDS encoding DUF4331 domain-containing protein; translated protein: MPAVNASSHREAPFITEMPAVDNTDVYAFRSYEPGREHYVTLLANFIPFQDPYGGPNFYPFDEDALYEVNIDNDGDAVEDITYQFQFDSKYRNATVPTGPGLDGAETDNAVAVINTGTIEMPADADLNRVDTYTVKVARDGAEHGKSVVDANSGKDTFITPIANIGQKSIADYAGYAQQHVYDVALPGCHTPARLFVGQRREGFFFNVGEIFDLINLDPLGSRDSGVNILDGKNINTLALEVPTKCLVAGDEPVIGTWATASLPETRTLIADPTVDKPEQTSGDFVQVSRLGSPLVNEVVIGVPDKDLFNASEPQDDVAQFAGYVTNPTLPVLANTLFGTAVPATPRVDLVQAFITGIPGLTQPANVDLETFEGAGEMLRLNTAVPVTPLGSQQDLGFLACDLSGFPNGRRPMDDVVDIELSAALGAVSADNPNALQTCA